A single region of the Oscillospiraceae bacterium genome encodes:
- a CDS encoding site-specific integrase, which translates to MKQRSDGRWAKKKKINGKEVFFYSSAKTERLAIKDIENQVINYMSQDFEEKHNFKNLGEKMLVQKEKTVSYNTLKGYKEIFAKLNVFYDKDIESITIAEVQNLLYEYNEKGFSKSIISKIKIVLGLIFKYAISEGINITDFSSVLIVPKNAKVNKRTPLTEEEIKIVTNNVDNEFGLYPYMLLYTGLRRGELLALKYEDIDFDNNIIKVNKSVEFIYNQPRLKLPKSAAGIRTVPLMDILKKHLLPKANNKGFIFGGDNLFTSEMIKKRWAKYCKETGLTATQHQFRHTFATILYRAGVDPKTSQLILGHADFQTTMNIYTHIAASMQNSALNKLNNLEI; encoded by the coding sequence ATGAAGCAACGTTCCGACGGCCGTTGGGCAAAAAAGAAAAAGATAAACGGAAAAGAGGTTTTCTTTTATTCCTCTGCCAAAACCGAAAGGCTTGCAATTAAAGATATAGAAAATCAAGTAATAAACTATATGAGCCAAGATTTTGAAGAAAAGCATAATTTTAAAAACCTCGGTGAAAAGATGCTTGTCCAAAAAGAAAAAACAGTTTCTTATAATACTCTTAAAGGATATAAAGAGATATTTGCAAAGCTCAATGTTTTCTATGATAAAGATATTGAAAGTATAACGATTGCCGAGGTCCAAAATCTATTATATGAATACAACGAAAAAGGCTTTTCAAAATCAATTATATCAAAAATAAAAATTGTACTAGGATTGATTTTTAAATATGCTATTTCAGAAGGAATAAACATTACTGATTTTTCAAGCGTTTTAATCGTTCCTAAAAATGCCAAAGTTAATAAACGAACGCCACTAACTGAGGAAGAAATAAAAATTGTAACAAATAATGTAGACAATGAATTTGGGCTATATCCATATATGCTTCTTTATACCGGGCTTCGAAGAGGTGAGCTCCTCGCCTTAAAATATGAGGACATTGATTTTGATAACAACATTATTAAGGTAAACAAATCTGTTGAATTTATATATAATCAGCCAAGATTAAAATTACCTAAATCCGCTGCCGGCATCAGAACTGTACCACTTATGGATATTCTCAAAAAACATCTATTACCTAAGGCAAACAATAAAGGGTTTATTTTTGGTGGAGATAATCTATTCACCTCAGAAATGATAAAAAAAAGATGGGCTAAATACTGTAAAGAAACCGGACTTACTGCAACACAGCACCAATTTAGGCACACTTTTGCAACAATATTATACAGAGCAGGCGTTGACCCTAAAACATCTCAACTAATTTTGGGGCACGCCGATTTTCAAACTACAATGAATATATATACTCATATTGCTGCATCAATGCAGAACTCCGCTTTAAACAAGTTAAACAATCTTGAAATTTAA